From a region of the candidate division KSB1 bacterium genome:
- a CDS encoding N-acetylneuraminate synthase family protein, whose translation MRNSKKVKIGDRLVGDGEPVYIIAEIGINHNGSLEIAKKMIDGTIFAGCDAVKFQKRTPEKCVPEDQWYIERDTPWGRMTYIEYRHRMEFDADEYAEIARYCNERGIDWFASCWDIESVDFIEQFNPPLHKASSASLTDLELLKRMRATGKPVMLSTGMSTMKEIETAIRTIGMNNLLLAHSTSAYPCKNEELNLRMITTLKQRYPSVPIGYSGHEVGLATTWAAVTLGATFVERHITLDRAMWGTDQAASVEIMGMHRLVRNIRDIEKALGDGVKRVYESELQVMKKLRCIRSEYEYI comes from the coding sequence ATGCGCAATTCCAAAAAAGTGAAAATCGGTGATCGTCTGGTGGGTGACGGGGAACCCGTATATATCATTGCAGAGATCGGGATCAACCACAACGGTTCACTGGAAATTGCCAAAAAGATGATCGATGGGACGATATTTGCTGGCTGCGATGCGGTGAAATTCCAAAAGCGCACACCAGAAAAATGCGTGCCCGAGGATCAATGGTACATCGAGCGAGACACTCCCTGGGGCCGCATGACCTATATCGAATATCGGCATCGGATGGAGTTCGACGCCGATGAGTACGCCGAGATCGCCCGCTATTGTAACGAACGGGGCATCGACTGGTTCGCCTCGTGCTGGGATATCGAATCCGTCGATTTCATCGAACAATTCAATCCGCCCCTGCACAAAGCGTCCTCAGCCAGCCTCACCGATCTCGAACTTTTGAAACGGATGCGAGCCACGGGCAAACCAGTCATGCTTTCGACTGGCATGTCCACCATGAAAGAGATCGAGACGGCGATCCGCACCATTGGGATGAATAATCTGCTGCTGGCCCATTCGACTTCGGCCTATCCCTGCAAAAACGAAGAGCTGAATCTGCGCATGATCACCACGCTCAAGCAGCGCTACCCCAGCGTCCCCATCGGCTATTCGGGACATGAAGTGGGGCTGGCAACCACTTGGGCGGCAGTCACCCTGGGAGCGACGTTCGTGGAACGGCATATTACGCTGGATCGAGCGATGTGGGGAACGGATCAGGCGGCTTCGGTGGAAATCATGGGGATGCATCGCCTGGTGCGAAATATTCGGGATATTGAGAAGGCATTGGGAGATGGCGTGAAGCGGGTCTACGAAAGCGAACTGCAAGTGATGAAAAAATTGCGGTGCATTCGCTCTGAATATGAGTACATCTAA
- a CDS encoding Gfo/Idh/MocA family oxidoreductase codes for MKNGKNLSFLVIGLGSVGKRHLRNLAALGIENIRVLRRENRRPDEKDLPPFKIETDLKAALAKCPDAVIIASPTSLHLQQAMAAAEAGCHILMEKPIAHTMDGLNDLLKLVKQKGIIFQTAFQFRFHPVLQEIKTLLKQGAIGKILSAHVHWGEYLPLWHPWEDYRQSYSARADLGGGVVLTLCHPFDYLRWLIGEIISLSAMIDKISDLEIDTEDTAAIIVRFATGTIGSIYLDYNERPPQHTLTIIGHRGKICWDNRESAATLFAGDGHQSYRIEPPSGFERNDMFKAELKHFIECIQNQQQPVCNLKDGMAALEMALAIKKSATEKRELSLAMQYYGIHFGGKI; via the coding sequence ATGAAGAATGGAAAAAATCTATCATTTCTGGTGATCGGATTGGGTTCGGTGGGCAAGCGGCATCTGCGCAATCTCGCAGCGCTTGGCATCGAAAATATTCGTGTGCTGCGGCGAGAAAACAGGCGCCCCGATGAGAAAGATTTGCCCCCGTTCAAAATCGAAACCGACCTCAAAGCCGCATTGGCCAAGTGTCCCGATGCCGTAATCATCGCCAGTCCCACCTCGCTGCACCTCCAGCAAGCCATGGCCGCTGCCGAAGCTGGTTGTCACATTCTGATGGAAAAGCCAATTGCCCACACCATGGACGGATTGAACGACCTGCTAAAATTGGTGAAGCAAAAAGGGATCATCTTCCAGACCGCATTTCAGTTTCGCTTTCATCCTGTTTTGCAGGAAATCAAAACGCTGCTGAAGCAAGGAGCTATTGGCAAAATTCTGTCGGCGCATGTCCATTGGGGCGAATATCTCCCGCTGTGGCATCCCTGGGAGGATTATCGCCAGAGCTATAGCGCCCGGGCCGACCTTGGCGGGGGCGTGGTGCTCACCCTGTGCCATCCCTTTGACTATTTGCGCTGGCTGATCGGGGAAATTATTAGTTTATCGGCGATGATAGATAAAATATCCGATCTCGAGATCGACACGGAAGATACAGCGGCGATCATCGTCCGTTTCGCTACGGGCACCATTGGCTCGATCTATCTTGATTATAACGAACGGCCGCCGCAGCACACCCTGACCATTATCGGGCATCGAGGTAAGATCTGTTGGGATAATCGGGAATCGGCCGCCACGCTCTTTGCTGGGGATGGTCACCAATCTTATCGGATCGAGCCGCCGTCAGGCTTCGAACGAAATGACATGTTCAAAGCTGAACTCAAACATTTTATCGAATGCATTCAAAATCAGCAACAGCCAGTTTGCAATTTAAAAGATGGCATGGCCGCTCTGGAAATGGCGCTGGCCATCAAGAAATCCGCAACGGAGAAGCGAGAGCTCAGTTTAGCCATGCAATATTATGGCATTCATTTTGGAGGAAAAATATGA
- a CDS encoding flippase-like domain-containing protein, translating to MATPLINSATYAYRISTLLKKLIPIVFIGLMLNVFFSFVWHDADLLAVTVNFSTPYFVVAVLLVILPWFANAMRLYIWTRFFGLKLSFTETFSIVVMGEFGAAITPSAVGSGPVKIGLLIHKKLSTGAALSIATLTTLEDLAFFVPAIPLALTLAAAWDMPFMRIFYDNLQANLSGVGIGVVSLITIILLLHKFWPKNNKGKEDSTSGSPSFWERRIAHGKKILNEFIIALAMIQQRGKARFFATTLLSGIQWICRYSIITAIAASLGIHAHPILFFVLQWIIFTITVFIPTPGAMGGAEASFYLIFSPFLPSQSLGLITAGWRLLSFYLFLACGAAIYGALRLVQAAKRKSIAAAELVLAE from the coding sequence ATGGCGACACCACTTATAAATTCAGCAACCTATGCTTATCGTATCTCCACATTGCTCAAGAAGTTGATCCCAATTGTTTTTATCGGATTGATGCTCAATGTCTTTTTTAGTTTTGTCTGGCATGATGCCGATTTGCTGGCTGTGACGGTCAATTTTTCGACCCCATATTTTGTCGTGGCAGTGTTGCTGGTCATCCTGCCCTGGTTCGCCAATGCGATGCGTTTGTATATTTGGACTCGATTTTTTGGATTGAAATTGTCGTTTACGGAGACCTTCAGCATTGTGGTCATGGGTGAATTTGGCGCTGCGATCACCCCGTCGGCCGTGGGAAGTGGGCCTGTAAAGATCGGTTTGCTGATTCATAAGAAGCTATCCACTGGTGCTGCCCTGTCCATTGCAACTCTGACGACATTGGAGGACCTGGCATTTTTTGTCCCTGCGATTCCACTGGCTCTAACGCTAGCTGCCGCCTGGGACATGCCATTCATGCGCATTTTCTATGATAATCTTCAGGCGAATTTGAGCGGAGTTGGGATTGGAGTGGTCAGTTTAATTACGATCATTCTTTTGCTGCATAAATTTTGGCCTAAAAATAACAAGGGGAAGGAGGATTCTACCAGCGGATCGCCTTCATTTTGGGAGCGTCGGATCGCTCATGGGAAAAAGATTTTGAACGAATTCATCATTGCCCTTGCGATGATACAGCAGCGGGGGAAGGCACGATTTTTTGCTACGACGCTGTTGAGCGGCATCCAATGGATCTGCCGCTACTCGATTATCACGGCTATAGCTGCCAGCCTGGGCATCCACGCTCATCCGATTTTGTTTTTTGTACTCCAATGGATTATTTTTACGATCACTGTCTTCATTCCTACGCCAGGGGCAATGGGCGGCGCCGAGGCATCGTTCTATCTGATCTTTAGCCCGTTCTTGCCGTCGCAGTCGTTGGGATTGATCACGGCGGGATGGCGATTGTTAAGTTTTTACCTATTTTTAGCGTGCGGGGCTGCTATCTATGGAGCATTACGGTTGGTCCAGGCGGCAAAAAGGAAAAGCATTGCAGCGGCAGAGCTGGTTTTAGCAGAATGA
- a CDS encoding AraC family transcriptional regulator, translating into MKSQTSLYFFCLGRMLIIGPLIENKLHRHGAIQIILSLDQNFSIKIDNADWRETKAVLIDTHIPHQLKNLQSLLVSLSIVPERTRGKNLQKYILRGSTVQYLDHLDFTIYKHKFQQCYDHQYTCPRAFRIVEEMIDDLTGVKGYRGPIDERIQSVINWIQRNLSTPISAHNLAQSVYLSEDRFLHLFKEQLGLPLRQYIRYQRIMTATIAFIGGKSLTEAAYEAGFADSAHFTRTFVEMNGIKPSEIAQNKETFQFCFCSSYCDACNKLRSVAK; encoded by the coding sequence ATGAAATCTCAAACCTCACTTTATTTCTTCTGCCTTGGCAGAATGCTCATCATTGGACCACTCATTGAAAATAAATTGCACCGCCACGGCGCCATTCAAATCATACTATCTCTGGATCAAAACTTTTCTATTAAAATTGATAATGCCGACTGGCGAGAAACAAAAGCTGTGCTTATCGATACGCATATTCCCCATCAGTTGAAAAATTTGCAGAGTCTGCTGGTTTCTTTATCTATTGTTCCTGAAAGAACTCGTGGGAAGAATTTGCAGAAATATATCTTAAGAGGATCAACCGTTCAATATCTCGACCATTTAGACTTCACAATTTACAAACATAAATTTCAGCAGTGCTATGATCACCAATACACCTGTCCTCGAGCGTTTCGTATCGTTGAAGAAATGATTGATGATCTCACTGGCGTAAAAGGATATCGAGGACCAATTGACGAACGCATTCAATCGGTGATCAACTGGATTCAGCGAAATCTTTCAACGCCAATCTCTGCCCATAACCTTGCCCAAAGCGTGTATCTTTCTGAAGATCGATTTTTGCATCTTTTTAAGGAACAATTGGGCTTGCCTTTGAGACAATACATCCGTTACCAAAGGATTATGACAGCGACGATTGCATTCATTGGTGGCAAGTCCCTTACCGAAGCTGCTTATGAGGCTGGCTTTGCCGATTCAGCCCATTTCACCAGAACATTTGTCGAGATGAATGGGATAAAACCCTCTGAGATTGCCCAAAATAAAGAAACGTTCCAGTTCTGCTTCTGCTCGTCTTATTGTGACGCCTGCAATAAGTTGAGAAGTGTTGCTAAATAG
- a CDS encoding ScyD/ScyE family protein, whose translation MKTHISIILILAILQLSSVYGQTPKVEVFATGLVNPIGITLDASGNLWVAEQGTGKNDSRISIVTPNGQVYPFLTGLPSGTPGFEPIGAEDVFFDIDGKLLILQGSGDDSLSNTVLIVDPRGFKPGDPPLTRAAIQSRIRIGSLGAGSNPYRIELGPGDDWYIVDAAANKVFVRDRITGVLRNFTNFSPIGQSEAVPTGIVFTGDKFIVGTLTGLPIPIGAARLYQVDLSGNIISYQSGFTAIVDVAIDPRDSQLVVLQHAHFGPPWLNNLGALLKVHNGVIDTLLYGLNRPTGMVFNSSGELFITTFADDNILKVTDIPITTTDVPTNEHSLPTGFELSQNYPNPFNPTTVIRYTIPSSSFVSLKVFDMLGKEVANLMSEEQSSGVHSVEFDANGLASGIYFYQLKAGNFAVTKKMLIQK comes from the coding sequence ATGAAGACACACATTTCTATCATTTTAATTTTAGCAATACTTCAGCTATCGTCCGTTTATGGACAAACACCTAAGGTTGAAGTATTTGCTACGGGACTTGTTAATCCGATAGGAATCACCTTGGATGCTTCAGGAAACTTATGGGTAGCCGAACAAGGGACTGGCAAAAATGACAGTCGGATATCCATTGTAACGCCAAACGGGCAGGTTTATCCTTTTTTGACCGGTTTGCCTTCAGGAACTCCCGGCTTTGAGCCGATCGGTGCTGAGGATGTTTTCTTTGATATTGATGGGAAATTGCTGATTTTACAAGGCTCAGGCGACGATTCTCTGTCCAATACTGTTTTGATCGTCGATCCCAGAGGTTTTAAACCTGGCGATCCTCCATTGACCAGAGCAGCGATTCAGTCTAGAATCCGTATCGGTAGCCTTGGCGCTGGTTCAAATCCATATCGAATAGAACTGGGTCCAGGTGATGATTGGTACATCGTGGATGCAGCTGCTAATAAAGTTTTTGTCCGTGATCGTATTACAGGTGTACTTAGAAATTTTACGAACTTTAGTCCCATTGGACAATCGGAAGCGGTTCCCACTGGCATCGTTTTTACAGGCGATAAATTTATTGTGGGTACTTTAACCGGACTGCCGATCCCCATTGGTGCGGCACGCCTTTACCAGGTTGATCTTTCAGGCAATATAATATCATATCAAAGTGGCTTTACGGCAATTGTTGATGTGGCAATCGATCCCCGTGATAGTCAGCTTGTCGTATTACAACATGCGCATTTTGGCCCGCCATGGCTAAACAATCTGGGTGCCCTCTTAAAAGTTCATAATGGCGTAATCGATACGCTGCTCTATGGATTGAATCGGCCCACCGGAATGGTATTTAATTCTTCAGGAGAACTATTTATCACCACGTTTGCGGACGATAATATTCTAAAAGTAACCGATATCCCTATCACTACAACAGACGTTCCCACAAACGAGCACTCGTTACCAACTGGATTCGAGCTATCACAGAATTATCCGAATCCATTTAATCCAACGACAGTCATTCGTTACACGATTCCGTCGAGCAGCTTCGTATCGCTTAAGGTTTTCGATATGCTTGGCAAAGAAGTCGCCAACCTTATGAGCGAAGAACAAAGTAGCGGAGTCCATTCGGTGGAGTTTGATGCAAACGGGTTGGCGAGTGGCATCTACTTCTATCAATTAAAAGCTGGAAATTTTGCCGTGACAAAGAAGATGTTAATTCAAAAATAA
- a CDS encoding flavodoxin domain-containing protein yields MNDKVLVAYATKYGATAGIAEKIGQVLGRAGFATDVLPADRVKNLDAYRAVILGSAVYIGRWRKAAAKFLKSNEKVLANKLVWLFSSGPTDKGNIEELMKGWRFPTSLQPIADRIHPKDIAIFHGATDIDKLSWLDKWMIKKVKAPIGDFRDWEAISNWAAAIAEELKARVMDK; encoded by the coding sequence ATGAATGATAAAGTATTAGTAGCCTACGCCACCAAATATGGGGCGACGGCAGGCATTGCCGAAAAAATCGGCCAGGTGCTTGGTCGGGCGGGCTTTGCCACGGATGTTTTGCCTGCGGATCGTGTCAAAAATCTCGATGCCTACAGGGCAGTGATCCTGGGCAGTGCGGTTTACATCGGCCGCTGGCGCAAAGCAGCGGCGAAATTTTTAAAGTCGAATGAAAAAGTTTTGGCAAACAAGCTGGTATGGCTATTTTCCAGTGGACCTACCGACAAGGGCAATATCGAAGAATTGATGAAGGGCTGGCGCTTCCCCACATCACTGCAGCCGATAGCTGACCGCATTCATCCCAAAGATATCGCCATTTTTCATGGCGCTACGGATATCGACAAATTGAGCTGGCTCGACAAATGGATGATCAAAAAAGTGAAAGCGCCGATTGGGGATTTTCGGGATTGGGAGGCGATCTCGAACTGGGCAGCGGCAATTGCCGAGGAACTGAAAGCAAGGGTTATGGATAAATAG
- a CDS encoding metallophosphoesterase, giving the protein MRIAHLSDLHICQKSRPKNLEKTRRLIDYALQQNTDHFVFSGDIVHLARHEDFIAFRNVLEEFQLLDSSRATLVIGNHDIFGGVYFAEDVLTFPQQCEAVDYHKRLIEFKNYFFETFENTYFPASHEPYPFAKKVGDVVFIGLNSIHPYSKWKNLFASKGMVDKNQLDHLRQIFQKGEFQNKTKIAIVHHHFRKVSYRCSLFKNTLLRNLETYGNKLKNRNQVARLLAKYHVDLVLHGHEHDSHEYFYKGVRFLNSGGAIEKNGNGQLRINFVTVRPNEILTETQAIAGLPQKEHLFIPELMPIMA; this is encoded by the coding sequence ATGAGAATTGCACACTTATCTGATTTGCACATCTGCCAGAAATCTCGACCGAAAAATCTCGAGAAAACTCGAAGGCTGATCGATTACGCTTTGCAGCAGAACACCGATCACTTCGTGTTTTCAGGCGACATCGTCCACCTGGCAAGGCATGAGGACTTTATCGCCTTTCGCAATGTATTGGAGGAGTTCCAGTTGCTGGACTCCTCCAGGGCCACGCTGGTGATCGGCAATCACGATATTTTCGGCGGGGTCTATTTTGCCGAGGACGTGTTAACCTTTCCCCAGCAATGTGAAGCCGTGGATTATCACAAACGGCTGATCGAGTTCAAGAATTATTTCTTTGAGACCTTTGAAAATACCTATTTCCCTGCCTCCCATGAACCCTATCCGTTCGCCAAAAAAGTCGGCGATGTGGTTTTTATCGGCCTCAATTCGATCCATCCCTATTCGAAATGGAAAAACCTATTTGCTTCCAAGGGGATGGTCGATAAAAATCAATTGGACCATCTACGGCAGATCTTCCAGAAAGGAGAATTTCAGAACAAGACCAAAATAGCGATCGTCCACCATCATTTCCGCAAAGTATCCTATCGGTGTTCCTTGTTCAAGAACACGCTATTGCGAAATCTGGAAACGTATGGTAACAAGCTCAAGAATCGGAATCAAGTGGCCAGGCTGCTGGCTAAGTATCATGTCGACCTGGTGCTCCATGGTCATGAGCATGATTCGCATGAATATTTTTACAAGGGAGTGAGGTTTTTGAATTCGGGCGGCGCCATTGAAAAGAACGGCAATGGCCAGCTCAGGATCAATTTTGTGACCGTTAGGCCGAATGAAATCTTAACCGAAACCCAGGCAATTGCAGGATTGCCGCAAAAAGAACATCTGTTCATTCCCGAGCTAATGCCTATTATGGCATAA
- a CDS encoding SDR family oxidoreductase, with product MDLFRLDNKVAVVTGAMGLLGKHHCQALAEAGAHVIVADLNEDQCNLFAEQLPTRSLGIFLDVTHSGSIHSLLNQAMAEFGHVDVLVNNAAINDKFETPALAAEKSKFENYPLDMWQKSLEVNVTGVFLCSQIIGSQMAKQGKGSIINLASTYGIVAPDQSIYRNPKGEQLFFKSPAYPTTKGAVIAFTKFLAAYWGNSGVRVNVLSPGGVENGQDDYFVSNYSKKTPLGRMAKPTDYKGAIVFLASDASEYMTGANLVVDGGWTAW from the coding sequence ATGGATCTATTTCGATTGGACAATAAAGTCGCTGTAGTAACGGGCGCCATGGGATTATTGGGTAAGCATCATTGCCAGGCACTGGCCGAGGCAGGCGCACATGTCATCGTTGCGGACCTCAATGAGGATCAATGCAACTTATTTGCCGAACAATTGCCCACCCGCTCGCTCGGCATTTTTCTGGATGTCACCCATTCAGGTTCGATTCATTCGCTGCTGAATCAAGCGATGGCCGAATTCGGTCATGTGGATGTGCTGGTGAATAATGCGGCTATCAACGATAAGTTTGAAACGCCAGCTCTGGCAGCGGAAAAATCCAAATTTGAAAACTATCCGCTCGATATGTGGCAGAAATCGCTGGAGGTGAATGTGACGGGCGTTTTTCTCTGCTCACAAATCATTGGCAGCCAGATGGCGAAGCAAGGCAAAGGTAGCATTATCAATTTAGCCTCCACTTATGGGATCGTAGCGCCCGATCAATCCATCTACCGCAATCCGAAGGGCGAGCAATTGTTTTTCAAATCCCCCGCATACCCGACGACCAAAGGGGCGGTGATTGCCTTCACCAAATTTTTGGCCGCTTACTGGGGCAATTCAGGTGTCAGGGTCAATGTGCTGTCGCCAGGTGGGGTGGAAAATGGCCAAGACGATTACTTTGTATCGAACTACTCGAAGAAAACACCGTTGGGGCGCATGGCAAAGCCGACGGATTACAAAGGCGCCATCGTGTTTCTGGCCAGCGATGCCTCGGAGTATATGACGGGCGCCAATCTGGTCGTGGATGGAGGGTGGACCGCATGGTAG
- a CDS encoding acylneuraminate cytidylyltransferase family protein, which translates to MTHRQQRILAIIPARGGSKSIPRKNIKLLGGHPLIAYSIAAGLNSKFIDRVIVSTDDEEIARTAERWGAEVPFIRPAELAEDHVTDLPVFEHAIQWLEENEDYQADIILQLRPTSPFRPKGSVDEAIELLLQNPQADSVRGVTPSGQNPYKMWRVEKDRLVPLLNAEFDEPYNMPRQKLPATFWQTGHIEVIRYETIMHKHSMTGDHIVPFIVNPKYAIDLDNLQQWQYAEFLLEFIETKIYHPMDLWYSLEEINYQFVLPLQLHDSVLQKI; encoded by the coding sequence ATGACACATCGACAGCAACGCATTTTGGCGATTATCCCCGCCCGAGGCGGATCGAAATCCATTCCTCGGAAGAACATTAAATTGCTCGGCGGCCATCCATTGATCGCCTATAGCATAGCAGCGGGACTGAACTCGAAATTCATCGATCGGGTGATCGTTTCCACAGACGACGAAGAAATTGCTCGGACTGCCGAGCGGTGGGGCGCTGAAGTGCCATTCATCCGACCTGCTGAATTGGCCGAAGACCACGTCACGGATTTGCCCGTATTCGAACATGCGATCCAATGGTTGGAAGAGAACGAGGATTATCAAGCTGATATTATCTTGCAGCTTCGCCCCACTTCGCCGTTTCGGCCCAAAGGCAGTGTGGATGAAGCGATCGAATTGTTATTGCAAAATCCACAGGCCGATTCAGTGCGAGGTGTAACGCCCTCGGGGCAGAATCCTTATAAAATGTGGCGGGTCGAGAAGGATCGGTTGGTACCATTGCTCAATGCCGAATTTGATGAGCCGTACAATATGCCTCGTCAGAAATTACCTGCCACGTTCTGGCAGACGGGCCATATCGAGGTCATTCGGTACGAAACGATCATGCACAAGCATAGCATGACAGGCGACCATATCGTTCCTTTTATCGTTAACCCAAAGTATGCCATCGATCTGGATAATTTGCAGCAGTGGCAATATGCAGAATTTCTGCTGGAATTCATTGAGACGAAGATCTATCACCCGATGGATTTATGGTATAGCTTGGAGGAAATAAATTATCAATTTGTGCTGCCGTTGCAATTACATGATAGTGTATTGCAAAAGATTTGA
- a CDS encoding HAD-IIIA family hydrolase → MVAKDTTLDQLKQKAKRIKLLLTDSDGVLTDGGVYYSDRGEELKRFNMRDGMGVARLRSLAGVEVGIVTGEFSASVKKRAEKLSIIEYHPGAIDKFAVLKEIMDRKNLTADEIAYIGDDTNDVDVMKRVGLSACPADAMVFAERVADYVCEAKGGHGAFREFAEFIIEAKNSD, encoded by the coding sequence ATGGTAGCCAAAGACACAACGCTTGATCAGCTCAAACAAAAGGCCAAGCGGATCAAGTTATTGCTCACCGATAGCGATGGCGTGCTCACCGATGGCGGGGTCTATTACTCGGATCGAGGCGAAGAGCTGAAGCGATTCAACATGCGAGATGGCATGGGCGTAGCTCGATTACGCAGCCTGGCCGGGGTCGAAGTCGGGATTGTGACAGGTGAATTTTCGGCATCGGTGAAGAAGCGGGCGGAAAAGCTGTCGATCATCGAATACCATCCTGGGGCCATAGACAAATTCGCGGTTTTGAAAGAGATCATGGATCGAAAAAATTTGACAGCGGATGAAATCGCCTACATTGGCGATGATACCAATGACGTGGACGTGATGAAGCGGGTGGGCCTATCTGCCTGTCCTGCGGATGCGATGGTATTTGCAGAAAGAGTGGCCGATTACGTTTGTGAAGCCAAAGGAGGTCATGGCGCCTTTCGGGAGTTTGCGGAGTTCATCATCGAAGCGAAGAATTCAGACTAA